A stretch of Dyella sp. BiH032 DNA encodes these proteins:
- a CDS encoding chemotaxis protein CheB yields the protein MAEAPAVALLFDDAELGAHLREALRERGARIVHEGALGTLSRDVIHGSGAQVVVVNLDEEAADDLDRLYDVIDGDHPRVVFNDAQASRGLDGWDRARWARHLAVKVLADGDIDPPRPADALAVETPAERETAAPAPVAMALAEPAVSFVEEPVAISHADDEPAALAEAPLDDASAEILLSPAVGEAAEVSESLAAELEALLAADTGEPAEDDFGSGLKDFGEDAPVLHDGTFGAAFLDTSAQGPAPLPPVDEAPAAPVPPPLREELTASIPTDPLGAPPSAPRPSFQLDHLALAPLDESFMPVDAPIKVEKISTAEALHASWSLVDDDASVVEVPAAQDFGIEKMSAEDYLALDVDDVDEAVQPRMTLELVSIEEAIAPTDFEASGREMQLGELESALGRVLLLGATVDSTDSVCAFLAALPSSLRMAVLLTHHQGATSVEALAERLSKQSALPVRIASHGHRARAGEVVVVPANRQVRLLRDGRVECDAVDVSSFQNPSIDSTFTTAANVFGRDAVAIVFAGPGTDAVAGAQAVHDRGGKVWVELASGDHYADMVHGVEAERLASFTGTPFELAARLIEEEIQR from the coding sequence ATGGCTGAAGCCCCGGCAGTCGCACTGCTGTTCGACGACGCGGAACTCGGGGCTCACCTGCGCGAAGCGCTGCGGGAACGCGGCGCGCGCATCGTGCACGAAGGTGCGCTGGGCACGCTCAGCCGCGACGTGATCCACGGCAGCGGCGCCCAGGTCGTGGTGGTGAATCTCGACGAAGAAGCGGCCGACGACCTCGACCGCCTCTATGACGTGATCGATGGCGACCATCCGCGCGTGGTGTTCAACGACGCCCAGGCCAGCCGCGGCCTGGACGGCTGGGACCGCGCGCGCTGGGCGCGCCATCTGGCAGTGAAGGTGCTCGCCGACGGCGACATTGACCCGCCGCGCCCGGCCGACGCGCTGGCGGTGGAAACGCCAGCCGAGCGCGAGACCGCCGCGCCCGCACCCGTCGCCATGGCGCTGGCCGAGCCAGCCGTGTCCTTCGTGGAAGAGCCGGTCGCGATCTCTCACGCCGATGACGAACCCGCCGCTCTCGCGGAGGCGCCGCTCGATGATGCATCCGCCGAAATCCTGCTGTCGCCGGCTGTCGGCGAAGCGGCCGAAGTCTCCGAATCCCTCGCCGCCGAACTCGAGGCGCTGCTCGCCGCCGACACCGGCGAACCCGCCGAGGACGACTTCGGCAGCGGCCTGAAGGACTTCGGCGAAGACGCGCCGGTCTTGCATGACGGCACGTTCGGCGCCGCTTTCCTCGATACCTCCGCGCAAGGTCCGGCTCCGCTCCCGCCGGTGGACGAAGCGCCCGCCGCACCGGTGCCGCCGCCCCTTCGCGAAGAACTCACCGCCAGCATTCCCACCGACCCGCTGGGTGCGCCACCGAGCGCGCCGCGGCCGTCCTTCCAGCTTGACCACCTCGCGCTGGCGCCGCTGGACGAAAGCTTCATGCCCGTCGACGCGCCCATCAAGGTGGAAAAGATCTCCACCGCCGAAGCACTGCATGCGAGCTGGTCGCTCGTCGACGACGACGCCTCTGTAGTCGAGGTGCCCGCCGCGCAGGACTTCGGCATCGAGAAGATGAGCGCCGAGGATTACCTCGCACTCGACGTCGACGACGTCGATGAAGCCGTGCAGCCCCGCATGACGCTCGAACTGGTGTCCATCGAAGAAGCCATCGCGCCGACCGACTTCGAGGCCAGCGGCCGCGAAATGCAGCTGGGCGAACTGGAGAGCGCGCTCGGCCGCGTACTCCTGCTCGGCGCCACGGTGGACAGCACCGATTCGGTCTGCGCCTTCCTTGCCGCCTTGCCGTCCAGCCTGCGCATGGCGGTGCTGCTTACGCACCACCAGGGCGCTACGTCGGTGGAAGCGCTGGCGGAGCGCCTGTCGAAGCAGTCCGCGCTGCCCGTGCGCATCGCCAGCCATGGCCACCGCGCCCGCGCCGGCGAAGTGGTGGTGGTGCCTGCCAACCGCCAAGTGCGCCTGTTGCGCGACGGGCGCGTGGAATGCGACGCCGTGGACGTGTCCTCGTTCCAGAATCCGTCCATCGATTCCACCTTCACCACCGCCGCCAATGTATTCGGCCGCGACGCCGTCGCCATCGTCTTCGCCGGCCCCGGCACCGACGCGGTCGCCGGTGCGCAAGCCGTGCACGACCGCGGCGGCAAGGTCTGGGTCGAACTCGCCTCCGGCGACCACTACGCCGACATGGTGCACGGCGTGGAAGCCGAGCGCCTGGCAAGTTTCACGGGAACGCCGTTCGAACTGGCGGCGCGTTTGATCGAAGAGGAAATCCAGCGATGA
- a CDS encoding RHS repeat-associated core domain-containing protein: MNRSLLCWLLLVMAGVALNASADHAPINYFASYNYNQDGTKVRYPTAMSALQAGWGATNGCFPGSNLTLYGVLLGAKIEHVDGYVDGAIWTPYAKEIWCGSNELFEGPAYNLYGPMEQWSSCSSAPGPAGRYAGGPCPTPPGVNPDKSRGAPGGPCVVCGDPINVATGNVFEVKTEYAGSGSFPLQFSWVYNSLGYSGIASPAENVLGANRTANYLKLARVYRVPDGSATSAYLLREDGRTYIADLINGVWVFDADVDGVLTSSQDLSGNYISLTYLNAKGETEVYDAIGHLQSVTDRSGRKQTLNWNDAGQLLSVQDDFGRSLSFTYDSQGRIKILTQPDGGVIGFAYDASNNLQVVTYPDGKAIQYNYGEAANTSGATLPNALTSVIDQGGATYSNTIYDAQGLAIRNYMAGGVSSYAIAYTTVQVSRSKTDVASAVVTDPLGATNSVSFQASLGINRPTQSVAGCTGCISESKSYTFGTNGRVSTSTDGTGAVVASSYESNGLLAQTIEAEGLPSQRTTNTIWDTSLRLPLSRSVLDGGGNLVARTSWVYNATGQVVANCEADSTVAGAVAYVCAVAGAAPAGVRRRTYTYCGSVDGTQCPLVGLLLSVTGPRTDLISTTRYSYYLSTDESGCGTAGGACHRAGDLYQITDAAGHVTTYVAYDKNGRLVRQRDANGVLTDFTYHPRGWLLTRTVRANADGTPSANDAVTQIGYKPYGAVESITDPDGVQVTYTYDAAHRLTDITDALGNRIHYTLDAAGSKTKEETFDTSGTLRRSLGRTYNTLGQLTGIKDGLNRTVFDASFSDSYDGNGNLVRSADALGIQRKQGYDALNRLITTIDNYNGTDTATQNTQSVFAYDARDQLQGVSDPDGLNTTYDYDGLGNTTAVHSPDTGTSTYVYDAAGNRTQATDARGVVSHSTYDALNRITATTYPHSDANVSYRYDEPDSVTGCVGSYPIGRLTSIVETAVTTVYCYDARGNVVKKSQTQGTNVDTVSYTYTLADRLASTRTPDGTSIQYGRDGAGRINAVTVLPPGTSGAGAASVVSNVSYLPFGPIASYTLGNGQTITRTYDANYAVTDVVSPALNLHFARDAMGNVTALGNAAGANPAIETYSYDPLYRLTGLKDAQGQAIEAYTYNKTGDRLSKTGNGLATGTYGYQTGTHWLTSIGNSARTYDANGNTTGSASGGDTFGYGYNDRNRMTVVQRNGQTIANYAYNAMGQRVSKAAVNQRFVYDEYDQLVGEYGAIGRTYVRLGSLPVAVVDMYASGSQISYVHVDSLGSPRAIANSAGATIWQWPYQSNPFGEAAALTAGFEFKLRFPGQYFDQESGLHHNGNRDYVPSTGSYIQSDPIGLSGGMGTYTYVMARPLSLSDEAGLAAETVPVGSPSPIQTAPMPRVTTVPDLGPAANEGMSLEGAASTGLSMCARILTGVALYFHSEPTAECDQPLPPENRNCSGGDDRCKKAIKEAQAAYHDLMTKRLPQFYAGRHLWHAQAILEKQNRLRDAIRRVRLYCNPLPIILSEWERVASIDPLSFM, encoded by the coding sequence ATGAATAGATCGTTGTTGTGCTGGCTACTCCTGGTAATGGCGGGGGTTGCACTGAACGCCTCAGCAGATCATGCGCCGATCAATTATTTCGCCAGCTACAACTACAATCAGGACGGCACGAAGGTTCGCTATCCAACTGCGATGTCAGCATTGCAGGCCGGCTGGGGCGCCACGAACGGCTGCTTTCCTGGTTCCAATCTGACCCTGTATGGAGTTTTGCTCGGCGCCAAGATCGAGCATGTAGACGGATACGTAGACGGCGCTATATGGACTCCATACGCCAAAGAGATCTGGTGTGGCAGCAATGAGCTGTTCGAAGGTCCTGCTTACAATCTTTACGGTCCCATGGAGCAGTGGTCATCATGCTCTTCGGCACCGGGGCCTGCCGGTCGCTATGCAGGTGGCCCGTGCCCCACTCCTCCCGGAGTCAATCCAGATAAAAGCCGCGGCGCTCCAGGTGGGCCATGTGTTGTTTGCGGCGATCCAATCAATGTCGCTACTGGCAATGTTTTCGAAGTAAAAACCGAATATGCGGGTAGTGGTTCTTTCCCGCTGCAATTCAGCTGGGTCTACAACAGCTTGGGCTATAGCGGTATCGCCTCGCCAGCGGAAAATGTGCTTGGAGCCAATCGAACAGCCAACTATTTGAAGTTGGCTCGTGTTTATCGAGTACCTGATGGCAGCGCGACCTCGGCCTATCTCTTGCGGGAGGATGGCAGGACGTACATCGCAGACCTTATCAATGGCGTATGGGTCTTCGATGCTGATGTGGATGGCGTCCTGACCTCGTCACAGGATTTGAGTGGGAACTACATCTCCCTGACCTATCTCAACGCCAAGGGCGAAACTGAGGTCTATGACGCCATCGGGCATCTTCAGTCTGTCACCGATCGTAGCGGTCGCAAGCAAACACTGAACTGGAATGATGCCGGTCAGCTGTTGAGTGTGCAGGATGACTTCGGTCGCTCCCTCTCTTTTACGTACGATAGCCAGGGGAGAATTAAGATCCTGACTCAGCCCGATGGCGGTGTCATCGGTTTTGCTTACGACGCAAGTAATAATCTTCAGGTTGTTACCTATCCGGACGGGAAGGCCATCCAGTACAACTATGGTGAGGCTGCTAATACGTCGGGTGCAACCCTTCCAAACGCGCTGACCAGCGTCATAGATCAAGGTGGCGCCACATATTCCAATACTATTTACGACGCACAAGGCCTTGCTATACGCAATTACATGGCTGGTGGCGTGTCTTCTTATGCTATTGCGTACACGACAGTGCAGGTCAGTCGGTCGAAGACCGACGTCGCCAGTGCGGTGGTGACTGATCCCCTTGGTGCGACAAATAGCGTGAGTTTCCAGGCCAGCCTGGGCATCAACCGCCCGACGCAATCCGTGGCCGGCTGTACTGGATGTATATCGGAATCCAAGAGCTACACCTTCGGAACAAATGGCAGGGTTTCAACAAGTACCGATGGTACCGGAGCAGTCGTGGCGAGCTCATACGAGTCGAATGGCTTGCTCGCGCAGACTATCGAGGCCGAAGGTCTGCCCAGCCAGCGGACAACCAACACGATTTGGGACACCTCACTACGGCTGCCCCTGAGCCGTTCGGTGTTGGACGGTGGCGGTAACTTGGTTGCCAGAACTAGCTGGGTTTATAACGCCACCGGCCAAGTGGTGGCTAATTGCGAGGCGGACTCCACTGTCGCTGGGGCTGTCGCCTATGTCTGTGCGGTAGCGGGAGCCGCACCTGCAGGCGTCCGCCGCCGGACGTATACATATTGCGGATCCGTCGATGGCACGCAGTGTCCCTTGGTGGGTTTGTTGCTGAGCGTGACTGGCCCCCGTACGGATCTCATCAGCACTACGCGCTATAGCTACTACTTGAGCACGGACGAGTCGGGCTGCGGCACTGCCGGTGGCGCCTGCCACCGCGCCGGCGATCTCTACCAAATCACCGACGCCGCCGGCCACGTCACCACCTATGTCGCCTACGACAAGAACGGCCGCCTCGTCCGCCAACGCGACGCCAACGGCGTCCTCACCGACTTCACTTACCACCCGCGCGGCTGGCTCCTGACGCGCACGGTCCGCGCCAACGCCGACGGCACGCCCTCGGCCAACGACGCCGTGACGCAGATCGGCTACAAACCCTACGGCGCGGTGGAATCGATCACCGACCCGGATGGCGTGCAGGTGACCTACACCTACGACGCCGCCCACCGCCTCACCGACATCACCGACGCGCTGGGCAACCGCATCCACTACACGCTGGACGCGGCCGGCAGCAAGACCAAGGAAGAGACCTTCGACACCAGCGGCACCCTGCGCCGCTCGCTGGGCCGTACCTACAACACGCTGGGCCAGCTCACCGGCATCAAGGACGGCCTGAATCGCACGGTGTTCGATGCCAGCTTCAGCGACAGCTACGACGGCAATGGCAACCTGGTGCGCAGCGCCGACGCGCTGGGCATCCAGCGCAAGCAGGGCTATGACGCGCTCAACCGCCTGATTACCACCATCGACAACTACAACGGCACCGACACGGCCACGCAGAACACCCAGAGCGTGTTCGCCTACGACGCGCGCGACCAGCTGCAGGGCGTGAGCGACCCGGATGGCCTCAACACCACCTACGACTATGACGGCCTGGGCAACACCACCGCCGTGCACAGCCCGGACACGGGCACGTCCACTTACGTCTACGACGCGGCCGGCAATCGCACCCAGGCCACCGACGCGCGTGGCGTGGTCAGCCACAGCACCTACGACGCCCTCAACCGCATCACAGCCACTACCTACCCGCACAGCGACGCCAACGTCAGCTACCGCTACGACGAACCCGACAGCGTCACCGGCTGCGTCGGCTCCTACCCGATCGGACGCCTGACCAGCATCGTCGAAACCGCCGTCACCACGGTCTACTGCTACGACGCCCGCGGCAACGTGGTGAAGAAGAGCCAGACGCAGGGCACAAACGTCGATACGGTGAGTTACACCTACACCTTGGCAGACCGTCTTGCGAGCACACGGACGCCGGATGGGACGTCGATTCAGTACGGACGCGATGGTGCTGGGCGTATCAACGCCGTCACCGTCCTGCCGCCTGGCACCAGCGGCGCTGGCGCCGCCAGCGTCGTCTCCAACGTCAGCTACCTGCCGTTCGGGCCGATCGCCAGCTATACGTTGGGCAACGGGCAGACGATTACGCGCACCTACGATGCCAACTACGCAGTGACGGACGTGGTCAGTCCGGCGCTGAATCTGCATTTTGCGCGGGATGCGATGGGGAATGTCACGGCGTTGGGCAATGCAGCGGGTGCCAATCCGGCAATCGAGACCTATAGCTACGACCCGCTGTATCGGCTGACGGGACTCAAGGATGCACAAGGCCAGGCCATCGAGGCGTACACCTACAACAAGACGGGTGATCGCCTGAGCAAGACGGGCAATGGGCTCGCGACGGGCACCTATGGCTATCAGACGGGCACGCATTGGCTGACGAGCATTGGCAACAGTGCGCGGACCTATGATGCCAACGGCAACACCACGGGTAGTGCGAGCGGAGGCGACACCTTCGGGTATGGTTACAACGATCGCAATCGCATGACGGTGGTGCAGCGGAATGGCCAAACTATCGCCAATTACGCCTATAACGCCATGGGTCAGCGCGTTTCGAAGGCTGCAGTGAATCAGCGGTTTGTCTATGATGAATATGACCAGCTGGTCGGCGAATATGGGGCTATAGGCCGGACTTACGTGCGATTGGGCAGCCTGCCTGTTGCCGTCGTCGATATGTATGCATCAGGTAGTCAGATCAGCTACGTGCATGTGGATAGCTTAGGCAGCCCGAGAGCAATCGCTAATAGCGCTGGTGCAACAATCTGGCAATGGCCATATCAAAGCAATCCCTTTGGGGAGGCTGCTGCACTAACTGCGGGATTTGAATTTAAGCTTCGATTCCCTGGGCAGTATTTTGATCAAGAGTCGGGGCTCCATCACAATGGCAACCGTGACTACGTGCCTTCCACTGGAAGCTACATCCAAAGCGATCCAATTGGATTGTCGGGAGGAATGGGTACCTATACCTATGTAATGGCGCGACCGTTATCTCTCTCGGACGAGGCGGGGTTGGCTGCGGAAACGGTACCTGTCGGAAGTCCCTCCCCAATACAAACTGCGCCTATGCCTAGGGTTACAACGGTGCCAGACCTTGGGCCTGCTGCCAACGAAGGCATGTCTTTGGAGGGGGCGGCGAGTACGGGGCTTAGTATGTGCGCGCGCATTCTCACAGGCGTCGCGCTGTACTTTCACTCAGAGCCAACGGCCGAATGCGATCAGCCATTGCCTCCAGAGAACCGAAATTGCTCCGGTGGCGATGATCGCTGTAAGAAGGCAATTAAGGAGGCGCAGGCCGCCTATCATGACTTAATGACCAAGCGATTACCGCAATTTTATGCCGGAAGACATCTTTGGCATGCACAGGCTATTTTGGAGAAGCAAAATAGGTTGCGGGATGCAATTAGGCGCGTTCGTCTTTATTGTAACCCTTTGCCGATTATTTTGAGCGAGTGGGAAAGGGTCGCCAGCATTGATCCATTGTCATTTATGTAA
- a CDS encoding chemotaxis protein CheW translates to MSEQPLPREIRCVLVPVGHLRLLLPNATVAEVITLPTPEPVDDAPEWLLGRISWRGWRVPLVSFTKLAGAEEGDPTLAMRVAVLKALGGNPKLPFVAVVTQGFPRLTTLNAELIIPTHDGSPLPPGVKAQVLVRDDVAVIPDLEGIEEQLAEMLELAG, encoded by the coding sequence ATGAGCGAGCAACCCTTGCCGCGCGAAATCCGTTGCGTCCTGGTACCCGTAGGCCACCTCCGCCTGCTGCTCCCCAACGCCACCGTCGCCGAAGTCATCACCCTGCCCACGCCCGAACCGGTGGACGATGCACCGGAGTGGCTGCTCGGCCGCATTTCCTGGCGTGGTTGGCGTGTGCCGTTGGTGTCGTTCACCAAGCTTGCTGGTGCGGAGGAGGGTGATCCGACGCTGGCGATGCGCGTTGCTGTGTTGAAGGCGCTCGGCGGCAATCCGAAGTTGCCGTTCGTCGCTGTGGTTACGCAGGGTTTTCCGCGACTGACTACGCTCAATGCGGAGCTGATCATTCCCACGCACGATGGCTCGCCGTTGCCTCCGGGGGTAAAGGCGCAGGTGTTGGTGCGGGATGATGTGGCGGTGATTCCGGATTTGGAGGGGATCGAAGAGCAGTTGGCGGAGATGTTGGAGTTGGCGGGCTAG